One Paenibacillus thermoaerophilus genomic region harbors:
- a CDS encoding ABC transporter permease: MRFYAALWLDYLKNYFKTRMTYRSDFWVEIVSDLMFLGMNLFFVLVVFGHVDRLGGWTLDQMIFIYGYFMVPYGIFQCFFNLWNFSERYIVKGEMDRVLTRPVNNLYQLLLENMDPASLFSALAGLLIMAYAWPRLGVELAWHDPLVLLLLAAGSVLIYGGVYIALTSLSFYTDAPTGILPLVWNIQNYGRYPVTIYNRAIRWLLTFFLPFAFVGFYPAAYFLDRDDWGTVALMTPVVGLVFLAVGLFCWNRGVSKYRGAGS; the protein is encoded by the coding sequence ATGCGGTTTTATGCGGCACTTTGGCTGGATTATCTGAAAAACTACTTCAAGACGCGCATGACGTACCGTTCCGACTTCTGGGTGGAGATCGTAAGCGACCTGATGTTTCTCGGCATGAACCTGTTTTTCGTGCTGGTCGTGTTCGGACACGTCGATCGGCTGGGCGGCTGGACGCTCGACCAGATGATTTTCATCTATGGGTATTTTATGGTGCCGTACGGCATTTTCCAGTGCTTTTTCAACTTGTGGAATTTCTCGGAGCGGTATATCGTCAAGGGCGAGATGGACCGCGTCTTGACGCGCCCGGTGAACAACCTGTACCAGCTGCTGCTGGAAAATATGGATCCCGCGTCCTTGTTCTCGGCGCTTGCGGGGCTGCTCATCATGGCGTATGCGTGGCCTCGGCTCGGCGTCGAGCTGGCGTGGCACGATCCGCTTGTGCTGCTGCTGCTCGCCGCGGGCTCGGTTTTGATCTACGGCGGAGTGTATATCGCGCTGACGTCGCTGTCGTTCTACACGGACGCCCCGACGGGCATTCTGCCGCTCGTCTGGAATATTCAGAACTACGGCCGTTATCCGGTGACGATCTACAATCGGGCGATCCGGTGGCTGCTGACGTTTTTCCTGCCGTTTGCGTTTGTCGGATTTTACCCGGCGGCGTATTTCCTCGACCGGGACGATTGGGGGACGGTGGCGCTGATGACGCCGGTCGTCGGCCTCGTATTTCTCGCGGTCGGGCTGTTCTGCTGGAACCGGGGCGTGTCCAAATACCGGGGGGCCGGCTCGTAA
- a CDS encoding PfkB family carbohydrate kinase, producing the protein MKKWDATAIGEVLIDFTPAGAGAQGNPAYEANPGGAPANVLAALAKWGRKTAFIGKVGDDTFGASLRRTLENCGIDVRGLAVSGEARTTLAFVHLAPDGDRSFTFYRQPGADMLLTEAEVPAELAEGSRVFHFGSVSMTHEPSRSATLAAAARAREAGALVSYDPNLRERLWGSLDEAREWIRRGLRLAHALKLSEEELVFLTGETDLRSGTERLFREFGTRLIVVTLGPNGCYFRLGEADGRVEGYPVKAVDTTGAGDSFWAGLLFGLLGHLDAGGTLDTLTEEDVRRMAAFANAAGALTTTAPGAIPALPELEKVRELAGERR; encoded by the coding sequence ATGAAAAAATGGGATGCAACGGCGATCGGCGAGGTGCTGATCGACTTTACGCCGGCGGGCGCAGGGGCGCAGGGCAACCCGGCTTACGAAGCGAATCCGGGCGGCGCTCCCGCGAACGTGCTCGCGGCGCTCGCCAAATGGGGCAGGAAGACGGCGTTTATCGGCAAGGTGGGGGACGACACGTTCGGCGCTTCGCTTCGGCGTACGCTGGAGAATTGCGGCATCGACGTCCGCGGCCTGGCCGTGTCGGGCGAGGCGCGTACGACGCTCGCGTTCGTGCATCTGGCGCCGGACGGGGATCGCTCGTTTACGTTCTACCGGCAGCCGGGCGCGGACATGCTGCTGACGGAGGCGGAGGTTCCGGCGGAGCTGGCGGAAGGTTCGCGCGTGTTCCACTTCGGCTCCGTCTCGATGACGCACGAGCCGAGCCGGTCCGCGACGCTGGCAGCGGCGGCCCGCGCCCGCGAAGCCGGGGCGCTGGTCTCGTACGATCCGAATCTGCGCGAGCGGCTGTGGGGAAGCCTCGACGAGGCGCGCGAATGGATACGCCGGGGGCTGCGGCTGGCGCACGCGCTGAAGCTGTCCGAAGAGGAGCTTGTCTTCCTGACGGGCGAAACGGACCTGAGGTCCGGCACGGAGCGGCTGTTCCGCGAATTCGGCACGCGGCTGATCGTCGTGACGCTCGGGCCGAACGGGTGCTATTTCCGGCTGGGGGAGGCGGACGGACGGGTCGAGGGCTATCCCGTCAAGGCCGTCGACACGACCGGCGCGGGCGACTCGTTCTGGGCCGGCCTGCTGTTCGGCCTGCTGGGGCATCTCGATGCGGGCGGCACGCTGGATACGCTGACGGAGGAAGACGTGCGCCGGATGGCAGCGTTCGCCAACGCGGCCGGAGCGCTGACGACGACCGCGCCGGGCGCGATCCCGGCTCTGCCCGAGCTGGAGAAGGTGAGAGAGCTGGCGGGAGAGCGTCGGTAA
- the bcp gene encoding thioredoxin-dependent thiol peroxidase, translating into MMKPENGAPAAPLQVGDLAPEAKLPSTEGKDVSLADYRGKFVALFFYPQDLTPTCSQEACDFRDYAAEFQAAGAQVIGVSPDPIERHRKFIAKYGLNYPLVSDPEHKWIGPFGVWARKKLYGREYMGLVRSTFLIGPDGRIVREWRNIRVKNHVDRVLEAVRELSEAAGGKKAGTKAMSKASKT; encoded by the coding sequence ATGATGAAACCGGAAAACGGCGCGCCGGCCGCGCCCTTGCAAGTCGGCGACCTTGCGCCGGAGGCGAAGCTGCCGTCGACGGAAGGAAAGGACGTGTCGCTCGCGGACTATCGCGGGAAGTTCGTCGCGCTGTTTTTTTACCCGCAGGATCTGACGCCAACTTGCTCGCAGGAGGCGTGCGATTTCCGCGATTACGCCGCGGAGTTTCAAGCCGCCGGGGCGCAGGTGATCGGCGTGAGCCCCGACCCGATCGAGCGGCATCGCAAATTTATCGCCAAATACGGCTTGAATTATCCGCTCGTCTCGGACCCGGAGCACAAGTGGATCGGCCCGTTCGGCGTCTGGGCGAGGAAAAAGCTGTACGGCCGCGAGTACATGGGACTCGTGCGCTCGACGTTTCTGATCGGACCGGATGGCCGGATCGTACGCGAATGGCGCAACATCCGGGTCAAAAACCACGTCGACCGCGTCCTGGAGGCGGTGCGCGAGCTGTCGGAGGCGGCCGGAGGGAAAAAAGCCGGAACGAAGGCTATGTCCAAGGCGTCAAAGACGTGA
- a CDS encoding aldose epimerase, producing the protein MTDYRIDTYTDRYVIYELTEASTSSSVRICPERGGIAIGCRLRGEELFYLDRGTFLDPQANIRGGNPVLFPISGQLRNGEYEWEGRTYRMRNHGVARVKPWRVTGRSTDGEAALELTLDSDAETLESYPFAFTLRFTYALKDGKLTIRQQYVNRSDRPMPMYPGFHPYFATEDKAIVYETDATRYLDYNDMTEKPVNGAIDLNGLVESVALLDPKTPEIAFPLSSGSRVRMTYSEHFNYVVLWSVQGKPFICVEPWMAMTGELNRGPELVMVAPNSALSAELAIERV; encoded by the coding sequence ATGACGGATTACCGGATCGATACGTATACAGACCGATATGTAATCTATGAGCTGACGGAGGCGTCGACAAGCTCGTCCGTCCGCATCTGCCCCGAACGGGGCGGCATCGCGATCGGCTGCCGGCTTCGCGGCGAGGAATTGTTTTACCTGGACCGCGGCACGTTCCTGGACCCGCAGGCCAATATCCGCGGCGGCAATCCGGTGCTGTTCCCGATCAGCGGCCAGCTGCGGAACGGCGAATACGAGTGGGAAGGCCGGACCTACCGCATGCGCAACCACGGCGTGGCGCGCGTCAAGCCGTGGCGCGTGACGGGACGGTCGACGGACGGGGAGGCGGCGCTCGAGCTGACGCTGGACAGCGACGCAGAGACGCTGGAGTCGTATCCGTTCGCCTTCACGCTGCGGTTCACCTATGCGCTGAAGGACGGGAAGCTGACGATCCGCCAGCAGTACGTCAACCGTTCGGACCGGCCGATGCCGATGTATCCGGGCTTCCATCCGTATTTTGCGACGGAGGACAAGGCCATCGTCTACGAGACGGACGCGACCCGTTACCTCGACTACAACGACATGACGGAGAAGCCGGTGAACGGGGCAATCGATCTGAACGGGCTGGTGGAATCGGTGGCGCTGCTCGATCCGAAAACGCCGGAAATCGCGTTTCCGCTGTCCTCCGGGTCCCGCGTGCGCATGACGTACAGCGAGCATTTCAACTATGTCGTGCTGTGGTCCGTTCAAGGCAAGCCGTTCATCTGCGTCGAGCCGTGGATGGCGATGACGGGCGAGCTCAACCGCGGACCGGAACTGGTGATGGTCGCCCCGAACTCCGCCTTGTCCGCGGAACTGGCGATCGAGCGGGTTTAG
- a CDS encoding polysaccharide deacetylase family protein, protein MRKTLKTRRLAAWALALVTIAAGTEGVAAAAERETSPALTEADRAVYERLVRGERVYPDRAYAAPDEPTVYLSFDDGPSKWTPQVLDILREEGVKATFFMLGSQAEAYPDYVRMVAEEGHAIGNHTYNHRYGELYPEYESFRDQVERTSGILAGILGEAPRLVRAPGGSSGHFTPFHFYLLEQAGYAVFDWNVDSGDALRRNARAADIVRGATPAKLPAAPHVLLHDGGNREQTVAALPEIIRYYKDKGYRFGKLDASVEPVQFRYSPGTPPGRPMTEKRFGNLLAEARRIAAERGIGGDSPAVPGEGSREEGPLRLTAGPSGRSATLEAGEYELTGGRFWVSPARLAEVLGADARPAEAPGGAVTVRAGKRVIRIDPALRSVLLIDLSGYTKRLTLAEMKTVGGELRVPLRTAAEWFGSGVARYDLAPERHVELMPAGSFAPSLAGWRAPLWSGPERNRPSEGAPSSSGRPADGRLEKLLWGPAAIVLAASAAVGLSAHAAAAYRAR, encoded by the coding sequence ATGCGGAAAACCTTGAAAACGCGGCGGCTGGCGGCTTGGGCGCTGGCGCTGGTTACGATAGCGGCGGGGACGGAAGGCGTCGCGGCGGCGGCGGAGCGGGAAACGTCTCCAGCCTTGACCGAGGCCGATCGGGCCGTCTACGAGCGGCTGGTGCGCGGGGAACGGGTATATCCCGACCGGGCGTACGCCGCTCCGGACGAACCGACGGTCTATTTGTCGTTTGACGACGGCCCCTCCAAGTGGACGCCGCAGGTGCTGGACATTCTGCGAGAGGAGGGCGTAAAGGCGACGTTCTTCATGCTCGGCTCCCAGGCGGAAGCGTACCCGGATTACGTGCGGATGGTGGCCGAAGAGGGCCATGCGATCGGCAATCATACGTATAATCACCGGTACGGCGAGCTGTACCCGGAATACGAATCGTTCCGCGATCAGGTCGAACGCACTTCCGGCATCTTGGCCGGCATATTGGGCGAGGCGCCCCGGCTCGTGCGCGCCCCCGGCGGCTCGTCCGGACACTTTACGCCGTTTCACTTCTACTTGCTGGAGCAGGCGGGGTATGCCGTCTTCGACTGGAACGTGGACAGCGGGGACGCGCTGCGCCGCAATGCCCGCGCGGCCGACATCGTCAGAGGGGCGACGCCGGCCAAGCTTCCCGCCGCGCCGCATGTGCTGCTGCACGACGGCGGCAACCGCGAACAGACGGTGGCGGCACTCCCCGAGATCATCCGCTACTACAAGGACAAGGGCTACCGCTTCGGCAAGCTGGATGCTTCCGTCGAGCCGGTGCAGTTCCGCTACAGTCCCGGCACGCCGCCGGGCCGGCCGATGACGGAGAAGCGGTTCGGGAATCTGTTGGCGGAGGCGCGGCGGATCGCGGCGGAGCGGGGCATCGGCGGGGATTCGCCCGCCGTCCCCGGGGAAGGCTCCCGGGAGGAGGGCCCGCTGCGTCTGACGGCCGGTCCTTCCGGACGGTCGGCGACGCTCGAAGCCGGCGAATACGAGCTGACCGGCGGCCGCTTCTGGGTATCGCCGGCGCGGCTGGCGGAAGTTCTCGGGGCGGACGCGCGGCCGGCGGAAGCGCCGGGCGGCGCCGTCACGGTTCGGGCCGGCAAGCGCGTCATTCGGATCGATCCCGCGCTCCGCTCCGTCCTGCTGATCGACCTGTCGGGATACACGAAGCGGCTGACGCTGGCGGAGATGAAGACGGTCGGCGGGGAGCTCCGGGTGCCGCTTCGGACGGCGGCGGAATGGTTCGGAAGCGGCGTCGCCCGCTACGATCTGGCGCCGGAGCGGCACGTCGAGCTGATGCCGGCCGGCAGCTTCGCGCCGAGTCTTGCCGGCTGGCGGGCGCCGCTCTGGAGCGGCCCGGAACGGAACCGGCCGTCCGAGGGCGCCCCGTCGTCTTCGGGACGTCCGGCGGACGGCCGGCTGGAGAAATTGCTGTGGGGTCCGGCGGCGATCGTGCTGGCGGCGTCGGCCGCCGTCGGGTTGTCGGCTCATGCCGCTGCGGCTTACCGCGCGCGATGA
- a CDS encoding acyl-CoA dehydrogenase family protein, whose product MPDGSYRLNGRKTFTTLAPVLDYFIVTAVLDDAEAEFLVPRETAGVSIDPTWRMAGMRGTASHDLVLDQAVVPEEALVYSAKKAYHQSPNPYLLHIPACYLGIALAARKEALKFAASYQPNSLDHPILYAPNVGQQLGQIELELSAARHYLYAVAARWDELRGRPEAASLVPELASVKVFALQTALSVVDRAMRIVGAHGLARSHPLQRLYRDVRFGLHNPPMEDLVIARLGKRAVAEAEAAKERAGLEPADLHRAR is encoded by the coding sequence CTGCCGGACGGCAGCTACCGGCTGAACGGCCGCAAGACGTTTACGACGCTGGCTCCGGTGCTCGATTATTTTATAGTGACGGCCGTGCTGGACGATGCCGAAGCGGAGTTTCTCGTTCCCCGCGAGACCGCGGGAGTGTCGATCGACCCGACCTGGCGCATGGCCGGCATGCGGGGAACCGCCAGCCACGACCTGGTGCTCGACCAGGCCGTCGTGCCGGAGGAGGCGCTCGTGTACTCAGCGAAGAAAGCGTACCATCAGTCTCCCAATCCGTATCTGCTGCACATTCCGGCCTGTTATCTGGGCATCGCGCTGGCCGCCCGCAAGGAAGCCTTGAAGTTCGCCGCGTCGTACCAGCCCAACTCGCTCGACCATCCCATCCTGTACGCGCCGAATGTGGGCCAGCAGCTCGGACAGATCGAGCTGGAGCTGTCGGCCGCGCGCCACTACCTGTACGCGGTGGCGGCCCGCTGGGACGAACTGCGCGGGCGGCCGGAAGCGGCTTCGCTCGTGCCGGAGCTGGCCTCGGTCAAAGTCTTCGCGCTGCAGACGGCGCTGTCCGTCGTCGACCGGGCGATGCGCATCGTCGGGGCGCACGGGCTGGCGCGCTCCCATCCGCTGCAGCGGTTGTACCGGGACGTGCGGTTCGGCCTGCACAATCCGCCGATGGAAGACCTGGTGATCGCCCGGTTGGGCAAACGGGCCGTCGCGGAGGCGGAAGCGGCCAAGGAACGCGCCGGGCTCGAACCGGCCGATCTTCATCGCGCGCGGTAA
- a CDS encoding RNA polymerase sigma factor, which produces MNIAKDHGTAEEVAQETFLKALRHPPGVDSEAQFVAWVKVVARNLTRNAIRQRNKFRLGEDLEGIAARLSCHKATTEQRSRRSCCCSMFANASRR; this is translated from the coding sequence ATGAACATCGCGAAGGACCATGGGACGGCGGAAGAAGTCGCGCAAGAAACATTTTTGAAAGCGCTTCGCCATCCGCCCGGCGTCGACTCGGAAGCGCAATTCGTGGCATGGGTGAAAGTGGTCGCTCGGAATCTGACGAGGAATGCGATCCGTCAACGGAACAAATTCCGTCTCGGAGAGGACCTCGAAGGCATTGCGGCTCGTCTGTCTTGCCATAAAGCGACCACCGAACAGAGGTCGAGACGAAGCTGCTGTTGCAGCATGTTCGCGAATGCCTCGAGGAGATGA
- a CDS encoding RNA polymerase sigma factor, which produces MQHVRECLEEMNPEYRKLIEWKWNEKSNREIACAFEWTEGAVKQKLHRARKALRKKMNP; this is translated from the coding sequence TTGCAGCATGTTCGCGAATGCCTCGAGGAGATGAATCCGGAGTACCGGAAATTGATCGAATGGAAGTGGAACGAGAAGTCAAACCGCGAGATCGCCTGCGCCTTCGAATGGACGGAAGGGGCCGTTAAGCAGAAGCTTCATCGGGCGAGAAAAGCGCTTCGGAAGAAAATGAATCCATAA
- the guaA gene encoding glutamine-hydrolyzing GMP synthase → MNKPNEMIVVLDFGGQYNQLIARRIRDLGVYSELLPYSTPVDKLRELNPKGIVFSGGPSSVYGEDAPKVDPGIYELGVPILGICYGMQLMAYQLGGKVERAGKREYGRAEVEFKPHSRLLGKLEPKQVMWMSHGDHVTELPAGFVLDAATDHAVAAMSNADRKLFGVQFHPEVRHSVNGNELIGNFLFDICGCSATWTMESFVENTIREIREQVGDKKVLCALSGGVDSSVVAVLVHKAIGDQLTCMFIDHGLLRKGEAESVMDTFVGKFDMKVVKIDAKDRFLGKLKGVSDPEQKRKIIGNEFIYVFQEESAKFDDFEFLAQGTLYTDIVESGTATAQTIKSHHNVGGLPKDIKFKLVEPLKALFKDEVRRVGEECGLPPEIVWRQPFPGPGLAIRVLGEVTEEKLEIVRESDAILREEIAKAGLDREIWQYFTTLPNIKSVGVMGDERTYSHTVGIRAVTSIDGMTADWARIPYDVLERISNRIVNEVPNVNRIVYDVTSKPPATIEWE, encoded by the coding sequence ATGAACAAGCCAAACGAAATGATCGTCGTCCTGGACTTCGGCGGCCAATACAACCAGTTGATCGCGCGTCGCATCCGCGACCTCGGCGTCTACAGCGAGCTGCTGCCTTATTCGACGCCGGTGGACAAGCTGCGCGAGCTGAATCCGAAGGGAATCGTGTTCTCCGGCGGTCCGTCGAGCGTATACGGCGAGGATGCGCCGAAGGTCGATCCGGGCATCTACGAGCTGGGCGTGCCGATTCTGGGCATCTGCTACGGCATGCAACTGATGGCTTATCAGTTGGGCGGCAAGGTCGAACGCGCGGGTAAACGCGAGTACGGCCGGGCCGAGGTCGAGTTCAAGCCGCACAGCCGTCTGCTGGGCAAGCTCGAACCGAAGCAAGTGATGTGGATGAGCCACGGCGACCATGTCACCGAGCTGCCGGCCGGCTTCGTGCTGGACGCCGCCACGGATCATGCGGTCGCGGCGATGAGCAACGCGGACCGCAAGCTGTTCGGGGTACAGTTCCATCCCGAGGTTCGCCATTCGGTGAACGGCAACGAATTGATCGGCAACTTCCTGTTCGACATCTGCGGATGCTCGGCGACCTGGACGATGGAATCGTTCGTGGAGAATACGATCCGCGAGATTCGCGAGCAGGTCGGCGACAAAAAGGTGCTGTGTGCGCTCAGCGGCGGCGTCGATTCGTCCGTCGTGGCCGTGCTGGTTCATAAAGCGATCGGCGACCAACTGACCTGTATGTTCATTGATCACGGCCTGCTGCGCAAGGGCGAAGCGGAGAGCGTCATGGACACGTTCGTCGGCAAGTTCGACATGAAGGTCGTCAAGATCGACGCGAAGGACCGGTTCCTCGGCAAGCTGAAGGGCGTATCCGATCCGGAGCAGAAGCGCAAGATTATCGGCAACGAGTTTATCTACGTGTTCCAGGAGGAATCCGCGAAGTTCGACGACTTCGAATTCCTAGCGCAAGGCACGCTGTATACGGATATCGTCGAGAGCGGAACGGCTACCGCGCAGACGATCAAGTCCCATCACAACGTCGGCGGCTTGCCGAAGGACATCAAGTTCAAGCTGGTCGAACCGCTGAAGGCGCTGTTCAAGGACGAAGTGCGCCGCGTCGGCGAAGAATGCGGCCTGCCGCCGGAGATCGTCTGGCGCCAGCCGTTCCCCGGACCGGGTCTGGCGATCCGCGTGCTGGGCGAAGTGACGGAGGAGAAGCTGGAGATCGTGCGCGAATCCGACGCGATTCTTCGCGAGGAGATCGCCAAAGCCGGTCTCGACCGCGAGATCTGGCAATACTTCACCACGCTGCCGAACATCAAGAGCGTCGGCGTCATGGGCGACGAGCGCACGTATTCGCATACGGTGGGCATCCGCGCGGTGACGTCGATCGACGGCATGACGGCGGACTGGGCCCGCATCCCGTACGACGTGCTGGAGCGCATCTCCAACCGGATCGTCAACGAGGTGCCGAACGTCAACCGGATCGTCTACGACGTGACGTCGAAGCCGCCGGCGACGATCGAGTGGGAATAA
- a CDS encoding NCS2 family permease yields the protein MDRLFKLREHGTTVRTELIAGLTTFMTMAYILFVNTLFLGEGGAGIPNEAVFFATAVGAGLVTLAMGFFVNVPIALAPGMGLNAYFMTVVLSSGGEITWQIALGAVFLSGIVFIILTVTKVRQMLLVAVPHNLKYAITVGIGLFITIIGLKLSNLMMVSVNPGTKVDEAAGAVLSSNQFNIILGDLIHNRDTQLTLITLFLIALLMVMKVRGALLIGIIAATLIGIPMGVTNLDGLSGNWLPDFSNLAVGKLDIAGAIGVGIVEIIFVFTFVELFDTFGTLVGTADRAGLLKDQEKGEKTIGKAMLVDAAGVSAGALLGTSTITAYVESTSGVAEGGRTGLTAVTTGVLFLLALFIAPLALTVPSAATAPALIIVGVLMMAQVRQIEWDNFLLAFSAFLTIVMMPFTYSIANGIAAGIVSYTFLGTISNFFTTKRVNVHWLMWVLTVLIVIRYAFLGGE from the coding sequence TTGGATCGTTTATTTAAATTGCGCGAGCACGGGACGACAGTGCGCACCGAGCTGATCGCCGGTTTAACGACCTTTATGACGATGGCGTACATTTTGTTCGTCAACACGCTGTTCTTGGGCGAAGGCGGGGCCGGCATCCCGAATGAGGCTGTATTTTTCGCGACGGCCGTCGGCGCGGGGCTGGTGACGCTGGCGATGGGCTTTTTCGTCAACGTTCCGATCGCGCTGGCGCCGGGCATGGGGCTTAACGCTTATTTTATGACCGTCGTCCTGTCCTCGGGCGGCGAAATCACCTGGCAGATCGCGCTGGGCGCGGTGTTTCTGTCCGGCATTGTCTTTATTATCCTGACGGTGACGAAAGTCCGGCAGATGCTGCTGGTCGCCGTGCCGCATAACCTGAAGTACGCGATTACGGTCGGCATCGGCCTGTTCATCACGATTATCGGGCTCAAGCTGAGCAATCTGATGATGGTCAGCGTCAACCCGGGCACGAAGGTGGACGAGGCGGCGGGCGCGGTGCTGAGCTCGAACCAGTTCAACATCATTCTCGGCGATCTGATCCACAACCGGGATACGCAACTGACGCTGATTACGCTGTTCCTGATCGCACTGCTGATGGTGATGAAGGTTCGGGGGGCGCTGCTGATCGGCATCATCGCGGCGACGTTGATCGGCATTCCGATGGGCGTTACGAACCTGGACGGATTAAGCGGCAACTGGCTGCCGGACTTCAGCAACCTGGCGGTCGGGAAGCTGGATATCGCGGGCGCGATCGGCGTCGGCATCGTCGAGATCATCTTCGTCTTCACGTTCGTCGAGCTGTTTGACACGTTCGGCACGCTGGTCGGCACGGCCGATCGGGCGGGTCTGCTGAAGGATCAAGAGAAAGGCGAGAAAACAATCGGCAAAGCGATGCTCGTCGACGCGGCCGGGGTCAGCGCGGGCGCGCTGCTCGGCACGAGCACGATCACCGCTTACGTCGAAAGCACGAGCGGCGTCGCCGAAGGCGGCCGCACGGGGCTGACGGCGGTAACGACCGGCGTCCTGTTCCTGCTGGCGCTGTTCATCGCGCCGCTGGCGCTGACGGTTCCGTCCGCGGCTACCGCTCCGGCGCTGATTATCGTCGGCGTCCTGATGATGGCGCAAGTGCGCCAGATCGAGTGGGACAACTTCCTGCTCGCCTTCTCGGCCTTCCTCACGATCGTCATGATGCCGTTCACGTACAGCATCGCTAACGGAATCGCAGCCGGGATCGTCAGCTATACGTTCCTGGGCACGATCAGCAACTTCTTCACGACGAAGCGCGTCAACGTCCACTGGCTGATGTGGGTGCTGACGGTGCTGATCGTAATCCGTTACGCCTTCCTTGGCGGAGAATAA
- the purE gene encoding 5-(carboxyamino)imidazole ribonucleotide mutase, whose protein sequence is MAIQVGVIMGSTSDWETMKHACAILDELGIAYEKRVVSAHRTPDLMFQYAETAVERGLKVIIAGAGGAAHLPGMVAAKTELPVIGVPVKSSNLNGLDSLLSIVQMPGGVPVATVAIGTAGAVNAGLLAAQILATNDAELLAKLRRRRAATREQVLASASELV, encoded by the coding sequence ATGGCCATTCAGGTTGGCGTCATTATGGGCAGCACATCCGACTGGGAGACGATGAAGCACGCTTGCGCGATTTTGGACGAACTGGGCATCGCGTACGAGAAGCGGGTCGTATCGGCGCACCGCACGCCCGATCTGATGTTCCAATACGCCGAAACCGCCGTCGAGCGGGGGCTCAAGGTGATCATCGCGGGCGCCGGCGGAGCGGCGCATCTGCCCGGGATGGTGGCGGCGAAGACGGAGTTGCCGGTGATTGGCGTGCCGGTCAAATCGTCGAACCTGAACGGGCTGGATTCGCTTCTGTCGATCGTGCAGATGCCGGGCGGCGTGCCTGTTGCGACTGTGGCGATCGGCACGGCGGGAGCGGTGAATGCCGGACTGCTGGCGGCTCAGATCTTGGCGACGAACGACGCGGAGCTGCTCGCGAAGCTTCGCCGGCGACGCGCGGCGACGCGCGAACAGGTGCTGGCGTCGGCATCCGAGCTCGTTTGA
- the purK gene encoding 5-(carboxyamino)imidazole ribonucleotide synthase has product MTAAVQNKTESHPTILPGSTIGVLGGGQLGRMLAIAGRNMGYRFVTLDPGADSPCGQVADKQIVAAFDDVAAARQLAELSDVITYEFENVNAEVAKLLQEESYVPQGSRLLYTTQHRLREKRAIEAAGAPVAPYAEIRDLEGLREAVSRFGTPCVLKTCMGGYDGKGQFVIRRGDEAELAEAFAALGGGSAELVLEQFIRFERELSVIAARSPRGETRAFPPAENVHVDNILHLSIVPARAGADVLKRAEELAVRIAESLDAVGLIAVEMFLTAEGELYVNELAPRPHNSGHYTMEACETSQFEQHLRAICNLPLGPVGLLTQVVMVNVLGQHVQPVLDWLREDDPSLPEGVVPKVHLYGKAEAKAQRKMGHINLLTADTEQALEWVRRSPIWRDRERG; this is encoded by the coding sequence GTGACAGCAGCAGTTCAGAACAAAACCGAATCGCACCCGACGATATTGCCCGGCTCGACCATCGGCGTGCTCGGCGGAGGGCAGCTCGGCCGCATGCTGGCGATCGCGGGCCGCAATATGGGATACCGTTTCGTGACGCTCGATCCGGGAGCGGACTCGCCTTGCGGACAGGTGGCGGACAAGCAGATCGTCGCCGCGTTCGACGACGTGGCGGCCGCCCGCCAACTGGCGGAGCTCTCCGACGTCATTACGTACGAATTCGAGAATGTCAACGCCGAAGTCGCGAAGCTTCTGCAGGAGGAATCGTACGTGCCGCAAGGCAGCCGGCTCCTGTATACGACGCAGCACCGGCTCCGGGAGAAGCGGGCGATCGAGGCGGCCGGCGCGCCGGTCGCGCCGTATGCGGAGATCCGAGATCTGGAGGGGCTGCGCGAGGCGGTATCGCGGTTCGGAACGCCCTGTGTGCTGAAGACGTGTATGGGCGGCTACGACGGGAAAGGACAGTTCGTGATTCGCCGAGGCGACGAAGCCGAGCTGGCGGAGGCGTTCGCGGCGCTCGGAGGCGGATCGGCCGAGCTGGTGCTGGAGCAGTTCATCCGCTTCGAGCGGGAGCTGTCCGTTATCGCGGCGCGAAGTCCGCGCGGCGAGACGAGGGCGTTCCCGCCGGCCGAGAACGTCCACGTGGACAACATTCTGCATCTGTCTATCGTGCCGGCCCGCGCGGGAGCGGACGTGCTGAAGCGCGCGGAGGAGCTGGCGGTCCGGATCGCCGAATCGCTCGACGCGGTCGGGCTGATCGCGGTCGAGATGTTCCTGACGGCGGAAGGCGAGCTTTACGTGAACGAACTGGCGCCGAGACCGCACAACTCCGGCCACTACACGATGGAAGCGTGCGAGACGTCCCAGTTCGAGCAGCATCTGCGCGCGATCTGCAACCTGCCGCTCGGACCGGTCGGCCTGCTGACGCAGGTCGTTATGGTGAACGTGCTCGGCCAGCATGTGCAGCCGGTGCTGGACTGGCTCCGCGAGGACGACCCGAGCCTGCCGGAAGGCGTCGTGCCGAAGGTGCATCTGTACGGCAAGGCCGAGGCGAAGGCGCAGCGCAAGATGGGGCATATCAATCTGCTGACGGCCGACACGGAGCAGGCGCTCGAATGGGTGCGGCGGTCGCCGATCTGGCGGGACCGGGAGCGGGGATAA